The Corynebacterium tuberculostearicum genome window below encodes:
- a CDS encoding GuaB3 family IMP dehydrogenase-related protein, which produces MREYAEIGIGREARRTFDLEQLSIVPQRRTRSSKDVDTTWHIDAYTFDIPFVSHPTDALATPEFIIEMGKQGGLGVINAEGLWGRHKDLEGALARIYSQPGDNSIIQELHAAPLDDALLTERISQVRDSGVTVAVRVSPQNAREMAPKVIAAGAELLFIQGTLVSAEHVATGGEPLNLKEFIGSLDVPVIAGGVTDYTTALHLMRTGAAGVIVGAGVTTNAETVGIDSAMGTAIADAAAARRDYLDETGGRYVHIIADTEFENSGNIAKAFACGADGVALGPLLAQAREAGGKGWYWPATAGHPRFPRGFVQFSGADTDLDVDFLTTGTPAEATEESAAPSLETVLHGPSSEPFGRTNLVGALRRSMAKCGYTDLKSFQKVELAVRY; this is translated from the coding sequence ATGCGTGAATACGCCGAAATTGGCATCGGCCGCGAGGCCCGCCGTACCTTCGATCTAGAGCAACTATCCATCGTGCCGCAGCGTCGTACCCGTTCTTCCAAGGACGTGGACACCACCTGGCACATCGACGCCTATACCTTCGACATCCCCTTCGTTTCCCACCCCACCGATGCGCTCGCCACCCCCGAGTTCATCATCGAGATGGGCAAGCAGGGCGGCCTGGGCGTCATTAATGCCGAGGGCCTGTGGGGCCGCCACAAGGACCTCGAGGGCGCCCTAGCCCGCATTTACTCGCAGCCGGGCGATAACTCCATCATCCAGGAGCTGCACGCCGCCCCGCTTGACGACGCCCTCCTTACCGAGCGCATCTCCCAAGTCCGCGACTCCGGAGTTACCGTTGCTGTGCGCGTATCCCCTCAAAATGCTCGCGAGATGGCCCCTAAGGTCATCGCGGCCGGTGCCGAGTTGCTGTTTATCCAGGGCACCCTAGTCTCGGCCGAGCACGTAGCTACCGGCGGCGAGCCGCTGAACCTCAAGGAGTTCATTGGTTCCCTTGACGTTCCCGTCATTGCCGGCGGAGTTACCGACTACACCACCGCGCTACACCTGATGCGCACCGGCGCGGCCGGCGTCATCGTAGGCGCGGGTGTGACCACCAACGCCGAGACCGTTGGCATCGACTCGGCCATGGGCACCGCGATTGCCGACGCCGCCGCAGCCCGCCGCGACTACCTCGACGAGACCGGCGGCCGCTACGTGCACATCATCGCCGATACCGAGTTTGAAAACTCCGGCAATATTGCCAAGGCTTTCGCCTGCGGCGCTGACGGTGTTGCTCTCGGCCCACTGCTTGCCCAGGCCCGCGAGGCCGGCGGCAAGGGCTGGTACTGGCCCGCCACGGCCGGCCACCCGCGTTTCCCACGCGGCTTCGTCCAGTTCTCCGGGGCCGATACCGACTTGGACGTCGATTTCCTCACCACCGGTACCCCGGCCGAAGCCACAGAAGAATCGGCCGCCCCGTCGCTGGAAACCGTGCTGCACGGTCCCTCCAGCGAGCCCTTCGGCCGCACCAACCTGGTCGGCGCGCTGCGCCGTTCCATGGCCAAGTGCGGCTACACCGACCTGAAGTCCTTCCAGAAGGTCGAACTCGCCGTCCGCTACTAA